In Gemmata obscuriglobus, a single genomic region encodes these proteins:
- the ppc gene encoding phosphoenolpyruvate carboxylase, which produces MQVAAQKALGADIRLLGNLLGQAIRRLGGDAAFDLEEEVRAAAKELRASPSPDAARRLRDRLGTLDVPALRGLIRAFSVFFDLINLAEQQARVRALRHRAARPDPARAENAESALQSIARRGVPVEEVADHLARALVVPVFTAHPSEARRRSVLEKLAAVAQLLDKLEYGQPTPSERDALTDAIAEEVEALWLTDAVRSARPSVLDEVRQVLGVVEARLLDVVPKVYRKLESALEKVYPNHGRRVPAFLQFGSWIGGDRDGHPNVTHAVTAEAVRLQQETVLAHYLQRIEALGGKLSHSAPFVAAGPSLAASLAADAKLLPGVAQGKPGEPYRAKCLMIAEKLRRTLAFVRTHADDWGADAQAPPAGVYVGRGELLADLTLIADDLRRAGATASADGAVRDFIRLVEVFGLHLLTLDIRQHSARHEAATAEVLAAAGVCPNYAALSADERFAVLAKELESSRPLVPAHLPFTPDTTEVVRTFRTMAAVLEQRCPEALGTYIISSTTEPVHLLEVLLFAREARLFRPAEGVSRIDVVPLFEALEPLRSARRIVTRLLELPVYRRQVELRGNRQEVMIGYSDSNKESGFLQSAWALYRAQAELTELGRGAGVTIQFFHGRGGAVGRGGGPANYAILAQPKGTVDGRIRITEQGEMIADRYGHPAVAERHLEQVLDAVLRTSFPDAAEGADPKWLAALDALADSARKHYRGLVYEDPGFLTYFEQATCIGEIAELKIGSRPARRSGARSIEELRAIPWVFSWMQSRHTLPGWFGLGSAVAEFLRANPDGLAMLSDMYARWPFWRTLIDNSQMILAKADMVIARLYADLVTDQALAARIYGRIEGEYRAAVDAVCRITGQSALLERSPVLGTSIERRNPYVDPLSFIQLVLLDRLRNQSGPREELVTAVLESINGVASGLKNTG; this is translated from the coding sequence ATGCAAGTGGCGGCACAGAAGGCGCTCGGCGCCGACATCCGGCTCCTCGGCAACCTGCTCGGCCAAGCGATCCGGCGCCTGGGAGGGGACGCCGCGTTCGACCTCGAGGAGGAGGTGCGGGCGGCGGCCAAGGAGCTGCGCGCCAGCCCCTCGCCGGACGCCGCGCGGCGGCTCCGCGACCGCCTCGGCACGCTCGACGTGCCCGCGCTCCGCGGGCTGATCCGGGCGTTCAGCGTGTTTTTCGACCTCATCAACCTGGCCGAGCAGCAGGCGCGCGTGCGGGCGCTGCGGCACCGGGCCGCCCGGCCGGACCCGGCCCGCGCCGAGAACGCCGAGTCCGCCCTCCAGAGCATCGCCCGGCGCGGCGTGCCGGTTGAGGAGGTGGCGGACCACCTCGCCCGGGCGCTGGTCGTGCCCGTGTTCACCGCGCACCCGAGCGAGGCCCGCCGCCGCTCGGTGCTGGAGAAGCTCGCCGCGGTGGCCCAACTGCTCGACAAGCTCGAGTACGGCCAGCCGACGCCGTCCGAGCGCGACGCGCTGACCGACGCGATCGCGGAGGAGGTCGAGGCGCTGTGGCTGACGGACGCGGTGCGGTCGGCCCGCCCCTCCGTGCTCGACGAGGTGCGCCAGGTGCTCGGGGTGGTCGAGGCGCGGCTGCTGGACGTCGTCCCGAAGGTGTACCGCAAGCTCGAATCGGCGCTCGAGAAGGTGTACCCGAACCACGGGCGCCGCGTGCCGGCGTTCTTGCAGTTCGGGTCGTGGATCGGCGGCGACCGCGACGGCCACCCCAACGTCACCCACGCCGTCACCGCCGAGGCCGTCCGGCTCCAGCAGGAAACGGTCCTCGCCCACTACCTCCAGCGGATCGAGGCGCTGGGCGGGAAGCTGAGCCACTCGGCACCGTTCGTCGCGGCCGGCCCGTCGCTCGCGGCGTCGCTCGCGGCGGACGCGAAGCTCCTGCCCGGGGTGGCGCAGGGGAAGCCGGGCGAGCCGTACCGCGCGAAGTGCCTGATGATCGCCGAGAAGCTGCGGCGCACCCTCGCGTTCGTGCGCACGCACGCGGACGACTGGGGCGCGGACGCGCAGGCCCCGCCCGCCGGGGTGTACGTCGGCCGCGGCGAGTTGCTCGCCGACCTCACCCTGATCGCCGACGACCTGCGCCGGGCGGGTGCGACCGCGAGCGCCGACGGGGCCGTGCGGGACTTCATTCGGCTCGTGGAGGTGTTCGGGCTGCACCTCCTGACGCTCGACATCCGTCAGCACAGCGCCAGGCACGAGGCCGCGACCGCGGAGGTGCTGGCCGCGGCCGGGGTGTGCCCGAACTACGCGGCCCTGTCGGCGGACGAGCGGTTCGCGGTGCTCGCGAAGGAGCTGGAGTCCTCGCGCCCGCTGGTCCCCGCGCACCTGCCGTTCACCCCGGACACGACGGAGGTGGTCCGCACGTTCCGCACGATGGCGGCGGTCCTGGAGCAGCGGTGCCCGGAGGCGCTCGGGACGTACATCATCAGCTCGACGACCGAGCCGGTCCACCTGCTCGAGGTGCTCCTCTTCGCGCGCGAGGCGCGGCTGTTCCGGCCCGCGGAGGGCGTGAGCCGCATCGACGTGGTGCCGCTGTTCGAGGCCCTGGAGCCGCTCCGCTCGGCCCGCCGGATCGTCACCCGGCTGCTCGAGCTGCCCGTGTACCGGCGGCAGGTCGAGCTGCGCGGGAACCGGCAGGAGGTGATGATCGGGTACTCGGACAGCAACAAGGAGAGCGGGTTCCTGCAGTCCGCGTGGGCGCTGTACCGCGCCCAGGCCGAGCTGACCGAGCTGGGCCGCGGGGCGGGCGTCACGATCCAGTTCTTCCACGGCCGCGGGGGCGCGGTCGGGCGCGGCGGCGGGCCGGCGAACTACGCGATCCTGGCCCAGCCCAAGGGCACCGTGGACGGCCGCATCCGGATCACCGAACAGGGCGAGATGATCGCCGACCGGTACGGGCACCCGGCCGTCGCCGAGCGGCACCTGGAGCAGGTGCTGGACGCGGTCCTGCGGACCAGCTTCCCGGACGCGGCGGAGGGGGCCGACCCGAAGTGGCTCGCGGCCCTCGACGCGCTGGCGGACTCGGCCCGGAAGCACTACCGGGGGCTGGTGTACGAGGACCCGGGGTTCCTCACGTACTTCGAGCAGGCGACCTGCATCGGCGAGATCGCGGAGCTGAAGATCGGGTCGCGCCCGGCCCGGCGGAGCGGCGCGCGGAGCATTGAAGAGCTGCGGGCGATCCCGTGGGTGTTCAGTTGGATGCAGAGCCGGCACACGCTGCCCGGGTGGTTCGGGCTCGGGAGCGCGGTCGCGGAGTTCCTGCGCGCGAACCCGGACGGCCTCGCGATGCTCTCTGACATGTACGCCCGCTGGCCGTTCTGGCGCACCCTGATCGACAACTCGCAGATGATCCTCGCCAAGGCCGACATGGTCATCGCCCGGTTGTACGCCGACCTCGTGACGGACCAGGCCCTGGCGGCCCGCATCTACGGGCGGATCGAGGGGGAGTACCGGGCGGCGGTGGACGCGGTGTGCCGGATCACGGGCCAGTCGGCGCTGCTCGAACGGTCCCCCGTGCTGGGGACGTCGATCGAGCGGCGGAACCCGTACGTGGACCCGCTGAGCTTCATCCAGTTGGTGCTGCTCGACCGGCTGCGGAACCAGAGCGGCCCGCGCGAGGAGCTGGTGACGGCGGTGCTGGAGAGCATCAACGGGGTCGCGTCCGGGCTGAAGAACACGGGGTGA
- the gltB gene encoding glutamate synthase large subunit, with translation MQPETLAFVPSPLVPEGLYHPSFERDACGVGFVADLRGRKTHATVSDALQLLRNLQHRGACGCDQDTGDGAGILLQLPDPFFRAAAAKLNVALPPVGSYGVAFCFLPTDAASAAACRRALEKVAAEEGQTVLGWRPVPVVSAAIGWLARTTEPVMEQLLVGRGAGTPADAFERKLYVIRRRAEHWAATHPAGAGFAITSCSARTIVYKGMLKPDQLEAYFPDLADPGAESALALVHSRYSTNTSPQWALAHPFNVLAHNGEINTLNGNVHWLKARQALMEGGALGDDLRKVLPLDLDGLSDSAVLDRAVELLLHSGRSLPHVMMMLVPEAYEEQKQLDPAVRGFFRYHRCLTEPWDGPASLSFTDGTVIGAMLDRNGLRPGRYVITDERVIVASEIGALPTPTGAVRTAGRMQPGKMFIVDTSCGSVILDDEIKLEVARERPYAEWVAANQVQLDDLPAAAPVEPDLATVRNRQHAFGYTQEDVARVLLPMAQDGQEPVSSMGTDTPLAVLSDRAQLLFNYFKQHFAQVTNPPIDPIREKVVMNTESLIGCEQNILAETPEHARLLRLKGPTLNDEELAKVRALDRPGLTVRTLTTLFDRAAGEPGLARAVDALCAEAEAAVRAGATILILSDRGVDAHKVPVPSLLATAAVNHHLIRAGLRVKCGLVAETGEAREVHHLALLIGYGAAAVNPYLALETYRDLAAEGMLVDAHGGPLELTKAFKNYAKAINAGLLKVFSKMGISTLLSYRGAQIFEAIGLNRDLIERHFADTPSRIAGIGLNEIARESLTRHAVGFPDAQPAEAGKGHEVSPPELDVGGEIMWRRRGEHRMWNPETVQTLQHAVRKESREAYREFAQAANDESRRLCTLRGLLGVKKTHKPIPLELVEPAKEIVKRFFTGAMSFGSISKEAHETLAIALNRVGGRSNTGEGGEDPARFKPDTNGDRRGSAVKQVASGRFGVTANYLANAVEIQIKMAQGAKPGEGGQLPGHKVDSAIAKTRYSTPGVGLISPPPHHDIYSIEDLAQLIFDLKNANPHAEISVKLVAAAGVGTVAAGVAKGYADRILVSGDSGGTGASPLSSIRHAGVPWELGLAEAQQVLVRNGLRGRVRLQTDGQMKTGRDVVIAACLGAEEYGFATAPLIAMGCVMMRKCHLNTCPVGIATQDPVLRAQFTGTPEHVVNYLFFVAEEVRELLSEMGFRTLDEIVGRPDLLAPIDLSWHWKAKHLDLSALLARPNVPFGSVVRNVERQPDILAEQLDWEVVRAAKEAVEHPRRLQLAMPITNRNRTTGTLLSYFVTARYGEAGLREDTIDLRFTGTAGQSFGAFLTRGITLRLRGEANDYVGKGLSGGKLIVAPQPEAGYVPEENVVIGNVALYGATGGEAYFRGRAGERFAVRNSGAKAVVEGIGDHGCEYMTGGVVVVLGPTGRNFAAGMSGGFAYVYDPHGTFRDNCNLEMVDLLPVEEYKDVGTLSNLINRHVLYTGSAVGNEIVNDFGSALPKFVKVYPKDYRRVLEQNKAVQRQWELVNG, from the coding sequence ATGCAGCCAGAGACTTTAGCGTTCGTCCCCTCGCCCCTCGTCCCCGAGGGGCTGTACCACCCGTCGTTCGAGCGTGACGCGTGCGGCGTCGGGTTCGTCGCCGACCTGCGCGGGCGCAAAACGCACGCCACCGTGAGCGACGCGCTCCAGTTGCTCCGCAACCTCCAGCACCGCGGCGCGTGCGGGTGCGACCAGGACACCGGCGACGGCGCCGGCATCCTGCTCCAACTGCCGGACCCGTTCTTCCGGGCCGCGGCGGCCAAACTGAACGTCGCGCTGCCCCCGGTCGGTAGCTACGGCGTGGCGTTCTGCTTCCTCCCCACCGACGCGGCGAGCGCCGCCGCGTGCCGCCGCGCGCTCGAAAAGGTCGCGGCGGAAGAGGGGCAGACGGTCCTGGGCTGGCGCCCGGTGCCGGTGGTGTCGGCGGCCATCGGCTGGCTGGCGCGTACCACGGAACCGGTGATGGAGCAGTTGCTCGTGGGCCGCGGCGCCGGCACGCCCGCGGACGCCTTCGAGCGGAAGCTCTACGTGATCCGCCGCCGCGCCGAGCACTGGGCCGCCACGCACCCCGCCGGCGCCGGGTTCGCGATCACGAGCTGCAGCGCCCGCACGATCGTCTACAAGGGGATGCTCAAGCCGGACCAGCTCGAGGCGTACTTCCCGGACCTGGCCGACCCCGGGGCGGAGTCGGCCCTCGCGCTGGTCCACAGCCGGTACAGCACGAACACGTCGCCGCAGTGGGCGCTCGCGCACCCGTTCAACGTGCTCGCGCACAACGGCGAGATCAACACGCTGAACGGGAACGTCCACTGGCTCAAGGCGCGGCAGGCGCTGATGGAGGGCGGCGCGCTCGGCGACGACCTCCGGAAGGTGCTCCCGCTCGACCTCGACGGGCTCAGCGACTCCGCCGTGCTCGACCGCGCCGTCGAGCTGCTCCTGCACAGCGGCCGCAGCCTGCCGCACGTGATGATGATGCTCGTGCCGGAGGCGTACGAGGAGCAGAAGCAGCTCGACCCGGCCGTGCGCGGGTTCTTCCGCTACCACCGGTGCCTCACCGAGCCGTGGGACGGCCCGGCGAGCCTGTCGTTCACCGACGGCACCGTCATCGGGGCGATGCTCGACCGCAACGGGCTGCGCCCGGGCCGGTACGTCATCACCGACGAGCGCGTGATCGTGGCCAGCGAGATCGGCGCGCTGCCGACCCCGACGGGCGCGGTGAGGACCGCGGGCCGGATGCAGCCCGGGAAGATGTTCATCGTGGACACCTCCTGCGGGTCGGTCATCCTGGACGACGAGATCAAGCTCGAGGTGGCCCGCGAGAGGCCCTACGCCGAGTGGGTCGCCGCCAACCAGGTGCAGCTCGACGACCTGCCGGCTGCGGCCCCGGTCGAGCCCGACCTCGCCACCGTGCGGAACCGCCAGCACGCCTTCGGGTACACCCAGGAGGACGTGGCCCGGGTGCTGCTGCCGATGGCGCAGGACGGCCAGGAGCCGGTGTCCAGCATGGGCACCGACACGCCGCTCGCGGTGCTCAGCGACCGCGCGCAGCTCCTGTTCAACTACTTCAAGCAGCACTTCGCCCAGGTCACCAACCCGCCGATCGACCCGATCCGCGAAAAGGTGGTGATGAACACCGAGTCGCTGATCGGGTGCGAGCAGAACATCCTCGCCGAGACGCCCGAGCACGCGCGGCTGCTGCGGCTGAAGGGGCCGACCCTCAACGACGAGGAGCTGGCGAAGGTCCGCGCCCTCGACCGGCCGGGGCTGACGGTCCGCACCCTCACGACCCTGTTCGACCGGGCCGCGGGCGAGCCCGGGCTGGCCCGCGCCGTCGACGCGCTCTGCGCCGAGGCCGAGGCCGCGGTGCGGGCGGGCGCCACGATCCTGATCCTCTCCGACCGCGGGGTGGACGCGCACAAGGTGCCGGTCCCGTCGCTGCTCGCGACGGCCGCGGTGAACCACCACCTGATCCGCGCCGGCCTCCGCGTGAAGTGCGGGCTCGTGGCCGAGACGGGCGAGGCCCGCGAGGTGCACCACCTCGCGCTCCTGATCGGGTACGGCGCCGCCGCGGTGAACCCGTACCTGGCGCTCGAAACGTACCGCGACCTGGCGGCCGAGGGGATGCTGGTCGACGCGCACGGCGGGCCGCTCGAGCTCACGAAGGCGTTCAAGAACTACGCCAAGGCCATCAACGCCGGCCTGCTGAAGGTGTTCAGCAAGATGGGCATCAGCACGCTGCTGAGCTACCGCGGCGCGCAGATCTTCGAGGCGATCGGGCTGAACCGCGACCTGATCGAGCGGCACTTCGCCGACACCCCGAGCCGGATCGCCGGCATCGGCCTCAACGAGATCGCCCGCGAGTCGCTGACGCGGCACGCGGTCGGGTTCCCGGACGCCCAGCCGGCCGAGGCGGGGAAGGGGCACGAGGTCTCCCCCCCCGAACTGGACGTGGGCGGGGAGATCATGTGGCGCCGCCGCGGCGAGCACCGCATGTGGAACCCCGAGACGGTGCAGACGCTCCAGCACGCGGTCCGCAAGGAGAGCCGCGAGGCGTACCGGGAGTTCGCGCAGGCGGCCAACGACGAGAGCCGGCGGCTGTGCACGCTCCGCGGGCTGCTCGGCGTCAAGAAGACGCACAAGCCGATCCCGCTGGAGCTGGTGGAGCCGGCCAAGGAGATCGTGAAGCGGTTCTTCACCGGGGCGATGAGCTTCGGGAGCATCAGCAAAGAGGCGCACGAGACGCTGGCGATCGCGCTCAACCGCGTCGGCGGCCGCTCGAACACCGGCGAGGGCGGCGAGGACCCCGCCCGCTTCAAGCCGGACACCAACGGCGACCGCCGCGGCAGCGCGGTGAAGCAGGTCGCCAGCGGGCGGTTCGGCGTGACCGCCAACTACCTCGCCAACGCGGTCGAGATCCAGATCAAGATGGCGCAGGGGGCCAAGCCCGGCGAGGGCGGCCAGCTCCCGGGCCACAAGGTCGACAGCGCGATCGCCAAGACCCGGTACAGCACCCCGGGCGTGGGCCTCATCAGCCCCCCGCCGCACCACGACATCTACAGCATCGAGGACCTGGCCCAGCTCATCTTCGACCTGAAGAACGCGAACCCGCACGCCGAGATCTCGGTGAAGCTGGTCGCGGCCGCGGGGGTGGGCACGGTGGCGGCGGGCGTGGCGAAGGGGTACGCCGACCGCATCCTCGTGAGCGGCGACTCCGGCGGCACGGGCGCGAGCCCGCTGTCGAGCATCCGGCACGCGGGCGTGCCGTGGGAGCTGGGGCTGGCGGAGGCGCAGCAGGTGCTCGTCCGCAACGGGCTCCGCGGGCGGGTGCGGCTCCAGACGGACGGCCAGATGAAGACCGGCCGCGACGTGGTGATCGCCGCGTGCCTGGGGGCCGAGGAGTACGGGTTCGCGACCGCGCCGCTCATCGCGATGGGCTGCGTGATGATGCGGAAGTGCCACCTGAACACGTGCCCGGTCGGGATCGCGACCCAGGACCCGGTGCTGCGGGCGCAGTTCACCGGCACCCCGGAGCACGTGGTCAACTACCTGTTCTTCGTGGCCGAAGAGGTGCGCGAGCTGCTGAGCGAGATGGGGTTCCGCACGCTCGACGAGATCGTCGGGCGGCCGGACCTGCTCGCCCCGATCGACCTGTCGTGGCACTGGAAGGCGAAGCACCTCGACCTGTCCGCCCTCCTGGCCCGGCCCAACGTGCCGTTCGGGTCGGTGGTGCGCAACGTCGAGCGCCAGCCCGACATCCTCGCCGAGCAGCTCGACTGGGAGGTGGTGCGGGCCGCGAAGGAGGCGGTCGAGCACCCGCGGCGGCTCCAGCTCGCGATGCCGATCACGAACCGGAACCGCACCACGGGCACGCTGCTCAGCTACTTCGTGACCGCCCGGTACGGCGAGGCGGGGCTCCGCGAGGACACCATCGACCTGCGGTTCACCGGCACCGCCGGCCAGAGCTTCGGCGCGTTCCTCACCCGGGGCATCACGCTCCGCCTGCGCGGCGAGGCCAACGACTACGTGGGCAAGGGGCTGTCGGGCGGCAAGCTGATCGTGGCGCCGCAGCCCGAGGCCGGGTACGTGCCCGAAGAGAACGTGGTGATCGGGAACGTGGCCCTGTACGGCGCGACCGGCGGCGAGGCGTACTTCCGGGGCCGGGCGGGCGAGCGGTTCGCGGTCCGCAACAGCGGCGCGAAGGCCGTGGTCGAGGGCATCGGCGACCACGGGTGCGAGTACATGACCGGCGGCGTGGTGGTGGTGCTCGGCCCGACCGGGCGCAACTTCGCGGCCGGCATGAGCGGCGGGTTCGCCTACGTGTACGACCCGCACGGGACGTTCCGCGACAACTGCAACCTCGAAATGGTCGACCTGCTGCCGGTCGAGGAGTACAAGGACGTCGGGACGCTCAGCAACCTCATCAACCGGCACGTGCTGTACACCGGCTCCGCGGTCGGCAATGAGATCGTGAACGACTTCGGTTCGGCGCTGCCCAAGTTCGTGAAGGTGTACCCGAAGGACTACCGCCGCGTGCTCGAGCAGAACAAAGCCGTGCAGCGCCAGTGGGAGCTGGTCAACGGCTGA
- a CDS encoding glutamate synthase subunit beta — MADPRGFLNVELQKPTPRPIHLRVRDYDELYQPMPVASTRAQATRCMDCGIPFCHTGCPLGNRIPDWNDLVHRNRWQEALTALHDTNNFPEFTGKTCPAPCEASCVLALNGAAVTIKTIEQAIVDHGWEQGWIVPEPPGHSTGKSVGVVGSGPAGLAAAQQLRRAGHAVTVYERDDRLGGLLIYGIPDFKMSKDYVARRIHQMREEGVEFVTNADIGKNVDPQELRAKHDALVLTVGATRPRELDIPGRNLQGVVQAMTFLTAQNRRGLGDQLPADSISAAGKNIIIIGGGDTAADCLGTCHRQGAKSVLQLDYNPCPPENVNPDTPWPLWPKILRITPAHEEGGKRDWQIKTQRFAGDDQGRVTELHAVRVHHYFDKDGERQFEELHGSELVFPCDLVLLAIGFAGPERSLPERLGLAMTEGGAIRSDAKYATSVRGVFTAGDCRRGQSLVVWAIAEGREAARHVDEFLTGQPSRLRGRDLPLSLIR, encoded by the coding sequence ATGGCAGACCCGCGTGGGTTCTTGAACGTCGAGTTGCAGAAGCCGACCCCCCGGCCGATCCACCTGCGCGTCCGCGACTACGACGAGCTGTACCAGCCGATGCCGGTCGCGAGCACGCGCGCGCAGGCGACGCGGTGCATGGACTGCGGCATCCCGTTCTGTCACACCGGGTGCCCGCTGGGCAACCGCATCCCGGACTGGAACGACCTGGTCCACCGGAACCGGTGGCAGGAGGCGCTGACCGCGCTGCACGACACGAACAACTTCCCGGAGTTCACCGGCAAGACGTGCCCGGCCCCGTGCGAGGCGTCGTGCGTGCTGGCGCTCAACGGCGCGGCCGTCACGATCAAGACGATCGAGCAGGCGATCGTCGACCACGGCTGGGAGCAGGGCTGGATCGTCCCCGAGCCGCCGGGCCACTCGACGGGCAAGTCCGTGGGCGTCGTCGGGAGCGGGCCGGCGGGCCTGGCGGCCGCGCAGCAGTTGCGCCGGGCCGGGCACGCGGTCACGGTGTACGAGCGCGACGACCGGCTGGGCGGGCTGCTGATCTACGGCATCCCCGACTTCAAGATGTCGAAGGACTACGTCGCCCGGCGCATCCACCAGATGCGCGAGGAGGGCGTCGAGTTCGTCACGAACGCCGACATCGGCAAGAACGTGGACCCGCAGGAGCTGCGGGCGAAGCACGACGCGCTGGTGCTGACCGTGGGCGCCACGCGGCCGCGCGAACTCGACATCCCGGGCCGCAACCTCCAGGGCGTCGTGCAGGCGATGACGTTCCTGACGGCCCAGAACCGCCGCGGGCTGGGCGACCAGCTCCCGGCCGACAGCATCAGCGCCGCCGGCAAGAACATCATCATCATCGGCGGCGGCGACACCGCGGCGGACTGCCTGGGCACCTGCCACCGGCAGGGCGCCAAGTCGGTGCTGCAACTGGACTACAACCCGTGCCCGCCGGAGAACGTGAACCCGGACACGCCGTGGCCGCTGTGGCCCAAGATCCTGCGCATCACCCCCGCGCACGAGGAGGGCGGCAAGCGCGACTGGCAGATCAAGACCCAGCGGTTCGCCGGCGACGACCAGGGGCGCGTCACGGAGCTGCACGCGGTCCGCGTCCACCACTACTTCGACAAAGACGGCGAGCGCCAGTTCGAGGAGCTGCACGGCTCGGAGCTGGTGTTCCCGTGCGACCTCGTACTGCTGGCGATCGGCTTCGCGGGGCCAGAGCGGAGCCTGCCGGAGCGGCTGGGGCTGGCGATGACGGAGGGCGGCGCGATCCGCAGCGACGCGAAGTACGCGACATCGGTCCGCGGGGTGTTCACGGCGGGCGACTGCCGCCGCGGGCAGTCGCTGGTGGTGTGGGCGATCGCCGAGGGCCGCGAGGCCGCCCGGCACGTGGACGAGTTCCTGACCGGCCAGCCGAGCCGGCTCCGCGGCCGTGACCTGCCGCTGAGCCTCATCCGCTGA